In the genome of Lacerta agilis isolate rLacAgi1 chromosome 2, rLacAgi1.pri, whole genome shotgun sequence, one region contains:
- the IL17B gene encoding interleukin-17B → MEWASKLMVFCAICLSFTLDASRETKEQSKGAKGKKRGSAKAKVQHLKAQESSPDPVLRVNPEASTDYTLVEDYERSIHEMVSQLRNSSEPPESKCQVNLRLWMSNKRSLSPWAYRINHDAARIPANIPEAHCLCAGCINPFTMQEDRTMVSIPIHSKIPVRRLLCEPSNPSRKKKRCRKEYKTVMETVAVGCTCIF, encoded by the exons ATGGTTTTCTGTGCTATCTGCCTTTCCTTCACACTTGATGCCTCCAGAGAAACAAAAGAGCAAAGCAAGGGAGctaaaggaaagaagagaggatCAGCAAAAGCCAAGGTTCAGCACCTGAAGGCTCAGGAATCCTCACCTGACCCGGTGCTGAGAGTAAACCCAGAGGCTTCCACAGACTACACCCTTGTGGAGGATTACGAGCGGAGCATCCATGAGATGGTTAGCCAGCTGAGGAACAGCTCCGAGCCCCCGGAGAGCAAATGCCAGGTCAACCTGAGGCTCTGGATGTCCAACAAAAGGAGTCTGTCTCCGTGGGCCTACAG GATCAACCACGACGCAGCACGAATCCCAGCCAACAtcccagaggcacactgcctGTGTGCTGGGTGCATCAATCCCTTCACCATGCAGGAAGACCGCACCATGGTCAGCATCCCCATTCACAGCAAAATCCCAGTGCGCCGACTGCTGTGTGAGCCAAGCAACCCCAGCCGGAAGAAGAAGAGGTGCCGCAAGGAGTACAAGACCGTGATGGAGACCGTTGCTGTGGGCTGCACTTGCATCTTCTGA